In Prochlorococcus marinus XMU1406, the genomic stretch AACGTACAAACTCAGCCTTTTCTAAGCCAGGAATCATCCTAAATATTCTTTTTTGCTCTGACCATTTGAGGTTAGTTTGGAAACCTACCATATTTAATAATTTGCCTTCTAAATCTTCTTTCCTTAATTGGACAACTGCGTGGGGTCGCTTTTTCAATCTATTTTCCCTATCAAATAAATCTCCCCATTTTGGATTCCACAACCCTATAGATTTCAAAGGTCCAAATCTCATTGTATCAACTCCTCTTCTAGCAATTTCTTCAATTGGTAAGCAAGCTTCAAAGAAATTAGCTGATTCTTTCTCAAAATCTTTTAAATTAGCTTGTTCTCCTCTTATTAGTTCATTTCTGAAATGGATGTAATGATTCTCATCCATAGGGCAATTAAAATATGCGGGATCTCCTTTGTCGTATCTACTAGCTTTAAATACAATCTCCTGATCAATAGTATCTCCGTAAATAATAGGACTAGCGGCATCAAAAAAATGACACGCATCGATTCCTGTAAAAGCTTGAATTTTAAAGGACAACTCATCTGCAGTTAATGGACCAGTCGCAAGAATCGTTATATTTTCTTTGCTTGGGAGATCCAATTGTTCAAATCTCTTAATTTCAATTAAAGGATGATTAGATAAAGCTTCAGTTAAAGCGATACTAAATTTAGATCTATCAACCGCCAAAGCTCCTCCAGCTGGAACAGAAAATTTGTCTGCTGTTTGAACTATCAATGACTTAAAAATTCTAAGTTCTTTTTGCAATAGGCCTGCAGCTCTATCAGGGCTTAAAG encodes the following:
- the trmFO gene encoding methylenetetrahydrofolate--tRNA-(uracil(54)-C(5))-methyltransferase (FADH(2)-oxidizing) TrmFO, translating into MIDKEVIVIGAGLAGSEAAWQVASSGIPVKLVEMRPIKSTPAHHTAEFGELVCSNSFGALSPDRAAGLLQKELRIFKSLIVQTADKFSVPAGGALAVDRSKFSIALTEALSNHPLIEIKRFEQLDLPSKENITILATGPLTADELSFKIQAFTGIDACHFFDAASPIIYGDTIDQEIVFKASRYDKGDPAYFNCPMDENHYIHFRNELIRGEQANLKDFEKESANFFEACLPIEEIARRGVDTMRFGPLKSIGLWNPKWGDLFDRENRLKKRPHAVVQLRKEDLEGKLLNMVGFQTNLKWSEQKRIFRMIPGLEKAEFVRFGVMHRNTFLESPKLLLPTLQFIKRENLFAAGQITGTEGYAAAAAGGLIAGINASLLAKGKKPVSFPRESMIGSLINFISNKNQILSNQKKNKFQPMPASFGLVPELTKRIKDKRLRYKAYQERSTEALSEFKNILNACFERDHLLSKIY